From a region of the Helianthus annuus cultivar XRQ/B chromosome 5, HanXRQr2.0-SUNRISE, whole genome shotgun sequence genome:
- the LOC110940985 gene encoding pentatricopeptide repeat-containing protein At2g06000 produces the protein MRLRLFNQSPRTSFSCFFPFSNVSRYSSVSKSGQMGGLLPLWFVKVVCTLHVRRKSSLKEAHVLDYFRRNLSSDIAFSVIKHMISNLNKPKLGYSFLEYSKNVLNLVHSVETYSFVLRSFCQAGVHDLVKLVIGLMRSDGLVPDSSVLGFVVISFVNAGEFEVARELVIDHSRNSVEDCLVLSCFVVNKLLRSLVKSNRVDDAVDLFENVILGSQCFSSDAYTFNIVLSGLCKTKEVEKAFGLFNTMIMFGYEPDSVTYNTLLNGFCRAGDVDKAHELLKEVRSPDVVSFTSVISGYCKLGKMEDALVLFDNMMGRGIRPNTITFNIIIDGFGKIGNMVSVLSMYEKMVNLGCTPDVITFTSIIDGHCRVGEVHEGLKIWDEMNRRNLYPNVYTFSVLIHSLCKESRLNEARDLLRQLKKRGDIVAKAFVYNPVIDGFCKAGNVDEANTIVKEMEEKRCKLDKITFTILIIGHCMKGRMVEAISLFDKMLILGCVPDLVTVNSLASRLLKAGMPKEAFEIRKAASGVRVPQTDVSYSKNADIPVAV, from the coding sequence ATGCGATTAAGGCTGTTCAATCAATCCCCAAGAACATCTTTTTCCTGTTTTTTCCCCTTCTCTAACGTTTCTAGATATTCATCGGTATCAAAATCTGGTCAAATGGGAGGACTTTTGCCACTTTGGTTTGTAAAAGTTGTATGCACACTACATGTTCGACGAAAATCCTCACTGAAAGAAGCTCATGTTTTGGATTATTTTCGCAGGAATTTGAGCTCTGATATTGCTTTTAGTGTTATTAAACACATGATTAGTAATTTGAATAAGCCCAAATTGGGTTATAGTTTTTTGGAGTATAGTAAAAATGTGTTGAATCTTGTTCATTCTGTTGAGACATATAGTTTTGTTTTGAGGTCGTTTTGTCAGGCGGGTGTTCATGATTTGGTTAAATTGGTAATTGGTTTAATGAGGAGTGATGGGTTGGTTCCGGATAGTTCGGTTTTAGGGTTTGTAGTTATATCATTTGTGAATGCTGGTGAATTTGAAGTAGCCAGAGAATTGGTTATCGATCATTCTCGAAACAGTGTAGAAGACTGTTTGGTTCTTAGTTGTTTTGTGGTTAACAAACTTTTGAGGTCATTGGTGAAGAGTAATCGAGTAGATGACGCGGTTGATTTATTCGAAAACGTTATTTTAGGATCACAATGTTTTTCTTCTGATGCTTATACGTTTAACATAGTCCTCTCCGGTCTGTGCAAGACTAAGGAGGTCGAAAAGGCGTTCGGGCTTTTCAATACTATGATCATGTTTGGTTATGAGCCTGATTCTGTCACCTATAATACTCTTCTAAACGGATTTTGTCGTGCTGGCGATGTTGATAAAGCACACGAGTTGTTAAAAGAAGTGCGGTCACCAGATGTTGTGAGTTTTACTTCGGTTATATCAGGGTACTGCAAGCTAGGTAAAATGGAAGACGCGTTGGTCTTATTTGATAATATGATGGGCCGTGGAATAAGACCAAACACTATTACGTTTAACATCATAATCGATGGTTTTGGGAAGATCGGGAATATGGTTTCCGTGCTAAGTATGTATGAGAAAATGGTTAATCTCGGTTGTACTCCGGATGTTATCACATTCACGTCAATCATTGACGGTCATTGTCGAGTAGGTGAAGTGCACGAGGGGTTAAAGATTTGGGATGAAATGAATAGAAGAAATTTGTATCCTAACGTATACACGTTTTCCGTATTAATTCATAGTTTATGTAAAGAAAGTAGATTAAACGAGGCACGTGACCTTTTACGACAGTTGAAAAAAAGGGGTGATATTGTTGCTAAAGCATTTGTTTACAACCCTGTAATTGACGGGTTTTGCAAAGCGGGCAATGTGGACGAGGCTAATACGATCGTTAAAGAAATGGAAGAAAAAAGATGCAAACTCGATAAGATAACGTTTACTATTTTAATAATCGGGCATTGTATGAAAGGGCGAATGGTTGAAGCAATAAGTCTTTTTGACAAGATGCTAATACTTGGTTGTGTTCCTGATTTGGTTACTGTAAATTCGTTGGCGTCACGCCTTTTAAAGGCTGGCATGCCGAAAGAAGCTTTTGAAATAAGGAAAGCTGCGTCGGGTGTGCGGGTTCCACAAACGGATGTTTCGTATAGTAAAAATGCTGACATTCCTGTGGCTGTATAG
- the LOC110943870 gene encoding glutathione S-transferase T3-like, producing the protein MMMKKSSPNRHRKSSRAKKKNKGKGKKVEPETVPKSRAKGRPWTKVEEEALAMAFLKSSTCPVVGNNQTGSSFWKKTTDRFNAIMEHGPARDIESVSGKWRKMSKVINNFNGINNQIYLSPPSGSNDEDILNLAIAKWDSQNPTPFPHFRAWNVVRKKQKWKPVPNEVATAKRTKTSESGSYSAGGSTARCQIDINDDPEYDEDALPVHESERPTGRDKAKKEAAGKRKGAGSSGGGGEKAS; encoded by the exons atgatgatgaagaagtcgtCCCCGAATCGCCACCGCAAGAGCTCacgcgcaaaaaaaaaaaacaaggggaAGGGAAAGAAGGTTGAACCCGAAACCGTGCCAAAATCGAGAGCAAAGGGGAGACCTTGGACGAAAGTAGAGGAGGAGGCGCTAGCAATGGCGTTTCTTAAGTCCTCAACTTGCCCGGTAGTCG gAAACAACCAAACGGGTAGTAGTTTTTGGAAGAAGACAACGGATAGATTTAACGCGATTATGGAGCATGGTCCGGCTCGTGATATCGAATCCGTCTCGGGCAAGTGGCGTAAAATGAGCAAGGTCATCAATAACTTTAACGGGATTAATAACCAAATTTACCTTTCTCCTCCTAGCGGGAGTAACGACGAGGACATTCTTAACCTTGCTATCGCCAAGTGGGACTCTCAAAATCCAACGCCTTTCCCGCACTTCCGAGCATGGAACGTTGTAAGGAAAAAACAAAAATGGAAGCCGGTTCCAAATGAGGTCGCAACGGCCAAACGCACTAAAACTTCCGAGTCCGGAAGTTATAGTGCGGGAGGCTCCACCGCTCGTTGTCAAATCGACATAAACGACGACCCGGAATATGACGAGGATGCGTTGCCCGTTCACGAGTCGGAACGTCCCACCGGGAGGGACAAAGCAAAAAAAGAAGCGGCCGGAAAGCGAAAAGGGGCCGGCTCGAGTGGAGGTGGGGGCGAGAAGGCATCGTAA